The DNA sequence TTCGTCGGCTTGCAGCCGGAGTCCGCCGTGCGCCGCTTCCTGGAGAAGCTGGCTCCCGGGAAGACCCAGGACCAGCTGCAAGAAGCGCATGTGCTGCTAGGGACGCGCCACTGGGCGGAGGCCGAGGAAGCCTACCGAGGGGTGCTGGCGGAAGCCGATGACAATCCTGCCGCCGCCCTGGGGCTGGTCAAGTGCCTGATCATGCGGGGGCGCGGGCATGAGGCGCTCTCCACCCTCGCCGACTTCCCGGCGGGGACGGAGTGGGCGGAGGCCGAGAAGCTCCGCCCGCTGGCGCAGATCCTGGCGGACGTCGAGGGCAACGGTGAACGACCCGAAGACGACCCGCTGGCCGCCCAGCTGCATCAATCTGCCAGGTTGCTCTCGAAAGGCAATCTCGAGGCGGCGATGGACGGACTGCTTGATATCCTGCGCCAGGATAAGCACTATCGCAAGGGGCTGCCCAAGAACATCCTGCTGGCGCTGTTCGCCTTGCTCGGCGACGATGACCTGCTGACGCGGCAGTACCGGGACGAGTTGGCCTCGGTCTTGTTCTAGGGCGGCGGGTCCATCGGTCTCCGTTGTGGAGACATGTCTGAAGCGTACCTGATCAGCGCGGGGTAATCCCCAGGCTGTCTTTTCGCCGAGCCTCCAGAGGGCGTTCTGAGGATTCCCCGGCCACGATCGCCAGGGGGGCGCGGCCGAGTCGCTGTCTCGGGCCAGGGCGCCTGCGCTCTGGCTACTTGCCGGACGGGCCCTCCAGGACCAGCGTTCCCCAGGTGGTCGGGTTGAGCAGCTTGCGGGACGACACACTCGAGACCATGCTCTGCTGCACGGCGGTGGCCGC is a window from the Anaerolineales bacterium genome containing:
- a CDS encoding tetratricopeptide repeat protein — encoded protein: MGLSEHIQDVNESTFEQDVLMRSHEVPVVVDFWAPWCGPCRTLGPLLERLAIEGGGSFLLAKVNVDDNPSLAVRYGVQGIPAVKGFRNGEVSGEFVGLQPESAVRRFLEKLAPGKTQDQLQEAHVLLGTRHWAEAEEAYRGVLAEADDNPAAALGLVKCLIMRGRGHEALSTLADFPAGTEWAEAEKLRPLAQILADVEGNGERPEDDPLAAQLHQSARLLSKGNLEAAMDGLLDILRQDKHYRKGLPKNILLALFALLGDDDLLTRQYRDELASVLF